The Caldisericum exile AZM16c01 region ACCTTTATACCCCAGAGATGCTTATGAAAAAAGCAGACATAAGACCTGGGGATATTCTCATTATAAATACTGGCTATCATAGGTATGCATGGTATGAAAAGGAAGCAGATGAAGTGCGTTACATGGTAAAGCATCCTGGGCCAAGTCCAGATTTTCCTGATTGGGCTCTGAAGATGCAATTTAAGTGGATTGGTGTAGATTGTGGCAGTGCCGACCATCCAATGAATACAATTCTTAGGAATTGGCACCCGAAACTATTCCTTGAGGCTGAAAAGAAGTTAAAAGAAAAATATGGTAAATCTTGGGATGAGATGTTCCCACCTGAAGAGTTCTATCAAATTATGCATCTAAAACTTTTCCCAAAGGGATTAGTTCACGCAGAGAACCTTGGTGGAGATATTGATAAACTCAGTAATAAGAGAGTTTATGTTGGAGCGTTTAACGTTAAAGGAATAGAAATGGAGTCGGCCTGGACGCGTATAGTTGCCTGGGCTCCATAAAGGGGAGGTTTTTATGAAGACCTTTGAGTACTTTAAACCATCGACAGTAGACGAAACTCTTCAATTGCTAAAACAATTTGGCGACAAAGCAAAATTGCTTGCAGGCGGAACAGATGTTGCAGTAATGGTTGATGACGGAATGCTTGCGC contains the following coding sequences:
- a CDS encoding cyclase family protein, translating into MTTEEFINLMTKEIKMYDLTQPLSVHTPPWPSYMPLGIQYFKRIAGADRGQGANGQIITSSNHVGTHMDGEIHFYGAGRAIGAVPLEEWVGPGVVVDISDEVGDYDLYTPEMLMKKADIRPGDILIINTGYHRYAWYEKEADEVRYMVKHPGPSPDFPDWALKMQFKWIGVDCGSADHPMNTILRNWHPKLFLEAEKKLKEKYGKSWDEMFPPEEFYQIMHLKLFPKGLVHAENLGGDIDKLSNKRVYVGAFNVKGIEMESAWTRIVAWAP